In a genomic window of Micromonospora cremea:
- a CDS encoding zinc-ribbon domain-containing protein — translation MFFIFGLRTKVDRSGVVQQVCRNCGNHAAQVITRRSTKFTLFFIPLIPIRTRYAQQCTFCGAQYEISKSDVDRLPVG, via the coding sequence ATGTTCTTCATCTTTGGTCTCCGTACCAAGGTCGACCGATCGGGTGTTGTTCAGCAGGTCTGCCGCAACTGCGGCAACCACGCCGCGCAGGTGATCACCCGTCGGTCGACCAAGTTCACCCTCTTCTTCATCCCGCTCATCCCGATCCGCACCCGGTATGCACAGCAGTGCACCTTCTGCGGGGCGCAGTACGAGATCTCCAAGTCCGACGTCGACCGTCTCCCGGTCGGCTGA
- a CDS encoding putative bifunctional diguanylate cyclase/phosphodiesterase, whose amino-acid sequence MSPQDVKQAAGDRTPAEPNGVPPAPGDPTDPAPAAGAPAARETTGGQAISVALARSGRAGLLLAGAVLVAEAFWLVAALPGAALVSDLGALLVAGWATVACAGAARRQPTPLRRFWTLLAATMALAALGRAIWTAQRLGGGDLPHTPLVGAVFIAGILTGTAALLCFPSAPRTAVGRARTLLDGVIVALALVPIGWVLVFRGVAAAELADPARTLGLLYPMFDLMQLTILVAVVGPARPVWRPLGVLAASLTIRVVADVGYVSLVVRADYAAGHLIDLCWPLSYLLIGLAARYPPPPDCDGTDDTADSSPPPWWRVALPYLPVGGAIIAVVLARRPTGQTPQLIFVTMMALLAALAVRQGLAANENLRLVVRLRRLAYGDQLTGLPNRLLFNRRLRTALRDGRPVAVLLLDLDGFKQVNDRFGHATGDTLLTGLAARMRAAVNGDGTIARLGGDEFAVLVHGDRPVPPEQLAERLLNALQPSDGDEDVGVHPSASIGIAEYGPQHASHTDLLRDADIAMYAAKAAGKSAHRTCTPALRESAVSRAELIADLRRAVDEQQLHLEFQPIVDLATGAVRSAEALVRWQHPRLGMLPPARFLPLAEETGLILPIDRWVIHEACRAAATWRDRAPEATVAVNISAAHLRRPDLIATVTEATAEAGLAPRALTLELTESALIEGTDAVLERLRQLRELGIGIAIDDFGTGYSSLSYLHRIPATELKIDRSFVARLGADDRAYATVEMVTRLADAFDLAVVAEGVETERQHAVVTAIGCPRGQGYLYGRPDGPGTVGQNRA is encoded by the coding sequence GTGTCGCCACAGGACGTGAAGCAGGCTGCGGGGGACCGCACCCCCGCCGAGCCGAACGGCGTGCCACCCGCACCCGGTGACCCGACCGATCCGGCGCCGGCCGCAGGAGCGCCGGCAGCCCGGGAGACGACGGGCGGACAGGCGATCAGTGTCGCGCTGGCGCGGTCGGGCCGCGCCGGGTTGCTCCTCGCGGGCGCGGTCCTGGTCGCGGAGGCGTTCTGGCTGGTTGCCGCGCTACCCGGCGCCGCGCTGGTCAGCGACCTGGGCGCGCTGCTGGTCGCCGGTTGGGCCACCGTCGCCTGCGCCGGGGCCGCTCGCCGTCAACCAACCCCACTGCGCCGGTTCTGGACGCTGCTCGCGGCCACCATGGCGCTCGCCGCGCTCGGTCGGGCGATCTGGACGGCGCAACGGCTCGGCGGTGGCGATCTGCCGCACACGCCGCTGGTCGGGGCGGTCTTCATCGCCGGCATCCTTACCGGGACCGCAGCGCTGCTCTGTTTCCCCTCCGCGCCCCGGACCGCGGTCGGGCGGGCCCGGACGCTGCTGGACGGGGTGATCGTGGCGCTGGCCCTGGTGCCGATCGGCTGGGTGCTGGTGTTCCGTGGTGTCGCCGCGGCCGAGCTGGCCGACCCGGCGCGCACGCTGGGGCTGCTCTATCCGATGTTCGACCTGATGCAGCTCACCATCCTGGTCGCGGTCGTCGGCCCGGCCCGGCCGGTGTGGCGGCCGTTGGGCGTGCTCGCGGCCAGCCTCACCATCCGGGTGGTCGCCGACGTCGGGTACGTCTCGCTGGTCGTGCGCGCCGACTACGCCGCCGGTCACCTGATCGACCTGTGCTGGCCACTGAGCTACCTGCTGATCGGCCTCGCCGCCCGGTACCCGCCGCCGCCGGACTGCGACGGCACCGACGACACCGCCGACTCGTCGCCGCCGCCGTGGTGGCGGGTGGCTCTGCCGTACCTGCCGGTGGGTGGGGCGATCATCGCGGTGGTGCTGGCCCGCCGGCCCACCGGGCAGACCCCGCAGCTGATCTTCGTGACGATGATGGCGCTGCTCGCGGCCCTCGCGGTACGCCAGGGGCTGGCCGCCAACGAGAACCTGCGCCTGGTGGTCAGGCTGCGCCGGCTCGCGTACGGCGACCAGCTCACCGGGCTGCCCAACCGGCTGTTGTTCAACCGGCGGCTGCGCACGGCCCTGCGCGACGGCCGGCCGGTGGCCGTACTGCTGCTGGACCTGGACGGGTTCAAGCAGGTCAACGACCGGTTCGGGCACGCCACCGGCGACACCCTGCTGACCGGGCTGGCGGCGCGGATGCGTGCCGCAGTCAACGGCGACGGCACCATCGCCCGGCTCGGCGGCGACGAGTTCGCGGTGCTGGTCCACGGCGACCGACCGGTGCCCCCGGAGCAACTCGCCGAGCGGCTGCTGAACGCCCTGCAACCCTCCGACGGAGACGAGGACGTCGGCGTGCACCCGTCGGCGAGCATCGGCATCGCCGAGTACGGCCCGCAGCACGCCTCCCACACCGACCTGCTGCGCGACGCCGACATCGCCATGTACGCGGCCAAGGCGGCCGGGAAGTCCGCGCACCGGACGTGCACCCCGGCGCTGCGCGAGTCGGCCGTCTCGCGGGCCGAGCTGATCGCGGACCTGCGCCGGGCCGTCGACGAGCAGCAGCTGCACCTGGAGTTCCAACCCATCGTCGACCTGGCCACCGGCGCGGTCCGCAGCGCCGAGGCCCTGGTGCGCTGGCAGCACCCCCGGCTCGGGATGCTGCCGCCGGCCCGGTTCCTGCCGCTGGCGGAGGAGACCGGGCTGATCCTGCCGATCGACCGCTGGGTGATCCACGAGGCGTGCCGGGCCGCGGCGACCTGGCGGGACCGGGCGCCGGAGGCGACCGTCGCGGTGAACATCTCCGCGGCGCACCTGCGCCGGCCGGACCTGATCGCCACGGTCACCGAGGCCACCGCCGAGGCCGGGCTGGCGCCGCGCGCATTGACCCTGGAGCTGACCGAGTCGGCGCTGATCGAGGGGACCGACGCGGTGCTGGAGCGGCTGCGCCAGCTCCGGGAACTGGGCATCGGCATCGCCATCGACGACTTCGGCACCGGCTACTCGTCGCTGAGCTACCTGCACCGCATCCCGGCCACCGAACTGAAGATCGACCGTTCGTTCGTGGCCCGGCTGGGCGCGGACGACCGGGCGTACGCCACGGTGGAGATGGTCACCCGGCTGGCCGACGCGTTCGACCTGGCGGTGGTCGCCGAGGGGGTGGAGACCGAGCGCCAGCACGCGGTGGTCACCGCGATCGGCTGCCCGCGCGGCCAGGGCTATCTGTACGGGCGGCCGGACGGCCCCGGCACGGTGGGTCAGAATCGGGCTTGA
- a CDS encoding MerR family transcriptional regulator, which translates to MAYTVGQVAKVAGVTVRALHHYDQIGLLSPSGRTTTGYRRYDDTDLERLQLVLYYRELGFPLEEIAAIIDDPAADPAAHLRRQHELLTVRIKRLQEMVTAIEFAMEASKLNIQLTPEERFEVFGDFNPEEHEAEAEQRWGDTDAYRESNRRASRYTKDDWLRIKAENEDWGRRIVAVLASGVPADSPEAMELAEEHRQIISRWFYECSYEVHTGLADMYMADERFTRHYENIAPGLAAYLNEAIHANAISRA; encoded by the coding sequence ATGGCGTACACGGTGGGTCAGGTGGCGAAGGTCGCCGGCGTGACGGTACGGGCGCTGCACCACTACGACCAGATCGGGCTGCTCTCGCCGAGCGGGCGGACCACGACCGGCTACCGCCGCTACGACGACACGGACCTGGAACGGTTGCAGCTCGTCCTGTACTACCGGGAGCTGGGTTTCCCACTGGAGGAGATCGCCGCCATCATCGACGACCCGGCGGCCGACCCGGCCGCGCACCTGCGCCGCCAGCACGAGCTGCTGACGGTACGGATCAAGCGGTTGCAGGAGATGGTCACGGCGATCGAGTTCGCGATGGAGGCGAGCAAGTTGAACATCCAACTCACCCCGGAGGAGCGGTTCGAGGTCTTCGGCGACTTCAACCCCGAGGAGCACGAGGCCGAGGCCGAGCAGCGCTGGGGCGACACCGACGCGTATCGGGAGTCGAACCGGCGAGCGTCGCGCTACACGAAGGACGACTGGCTGCGGATCAAGGCGGAGAACGAGGACTGGGGCCGGCGGATCGTCGCGGTGCTGGCCTCGGGCGTCCCGGCGGACAGTCCGGAGGCGATGGAGCTGGCCGAGGAGCACCGGCAGATCATCAGCCGTTGGTTCTACGAGTGCTCGTACGAGGTGCACACCGGGTTGGCCGACATGTACATGGCTGACGAGCGGTTCACCAGGCACTACGAGAACATCGCCCCGGGTCTGGCGGCGTACCTGAACGAGGCGATCCACGCCAACGCGATCAGCCGCGCCTGA
- a CDS encoding serine hydrolase, producing the protein MEPTPERAPTSEVSWLSFPGGVFAVDSLGHTVRYRACDGDTGRVADPDMRVAAGVASGEVTVGDRSYRYRVPLVGRSQGTLAVIRRHHRTTELTGVVVTSRQPPTDPVAGARLFPLGGQLARVVADANLNPSGVTVRDLSGRYGDQQIAVNGALRPKAASVIKLWILVELLRRVDCGRVSLDDGVLVTPADVVGGTGQLQFETFPQVVTLRRLAQYLIKYSDNIAANVLITYLGGFAPVNALIDSMNQRSTILARRMLDSAAALRGEENYTSPDDVVSLLGAVWEAEILSPASRDLMIGFMREQTLNTKIPAALPPGVPVAHKTGDLPDASHDVGYYLIPGSETAVAFLTAGPMDTGDETVRRMARTVYDFLITPAEGAYEE; encoded by the coding sequence GTGGAGCCGACGCCGGAGCGGGCGCCCACCAGCGAGGTGTCCTGGCTGTCGTTCCCCGGCGGGGTGTTCGCGGTGGACTCGCTCGGGCACACCGTGCGGTACCGGGCCTGCGACGGTGACACCGGCCGGGTCGCCGACCCGGACATGCGCGTCGCCGCCGGGGTCGCCAGCGGCGAGGTCACCGTCGGGGACAGGAGCTACCGCTACCGGGTGCCGCTGGTCGGGCGGAGCCAGGGCACGCTTGCGGTGATCCGGCGCCACCACCGGACGACCGAGCTGACCGGCGTGGTGGTCACCAGCCGGCAGCCGCCCACCGATCCGGTCGCGGGAGCCCGGCTGTTCCCGCTCGGCGGGCAGCTCGCCCGGGTGGTCGCCGACGCGAACCTCAACCCGTCGGGGGTCACCGTCCGGGACCTGTCCGGCCGGTACGGCGATCAGCAGATCGCGGTCAACGGCGCGCTCCGCCCCAAGGCGGCCAGCGTGATCAAGCTGTGGATCCTCGTCGAGCTGCTCCGCCGGGTCGACTGTGGACGGGTCTCCCTCGACGACGGCGTGCTGGTCACCCCGGCCGACGTGGTCGGTGGCACCGGTCAGCTGCAGTTCGAGACGTTCCCGCAGGTGGTGACCCTGCGCCGGCTCGCCCAGTACCTGATCAAGTACAGCGACAACATCGCCGCGAACGTGCTGATCACCTACCTGGGCGGGTTCGCCCCGGTCAACGCGCTGATCGACTCGATGAACCAGCGGTCCACCATCCTGGCCCGCCGGATGCTCGACAGCGCGGCCGCCCTGCGCGGCGAGGAGAACTACACCAGCCCCGACGACGTGGTGTCGTTACTCGGCGCGGTCTGGGAAGCAGAGATCCTCAGCCCCGCCTCCCGAGACCTGATGATCGGCTTCATGCGGGAGCAGACCCTCAACACCAAGATCCCGGCCGCGCTGCCGCCCGGGGTGCCGGTGGCGCACAAGACCGGTGACCTGCCGGACGCCTCGCACGACGTCGGCTACTACCTGATCCCCGGCTCGGAGACCGCCGTCGCGTTCCTCACCGCCGGGCCGATGGACACCGGCGACGAAACGGTCCGCCGGATGGCCCGCACCGTCTACGACTTCCTCATCACCCCGGCGGAGGGGGCGTACGAGGAGTGA
- a CDS encoding putative quinol monooxygenase: MLIIAGSLHVDPAGRDDYLSGCGDVIAQARATAGCLDFLLAADPLDPGRIHVYERWESPEQLAAFRDSGPSDAQTVAILDADVHRYLISSVEAP; the protein is encoded by the coding sequence ATGTTGATCATCGCGGGCAGTCTGCACGTCGACCCGGCCGGGCGCGACGACTATCTGTCGGGTTGCGGGGACGTCATCGCGCAGGCCCGTGCGACCGCCGGCTGTCTGGACTTCCTGCTCGCGGCCGACCCACTGGACCCGGGCCGGATCCACGTCTACGAACGCTGGGAGTCCCCGGAGCAGTTGGCGGCGTTCCGCGACTCCGGTCCCAGCGACGCGCAGACGGTCGCCATCCTCGACGCCGACGTGCACCGCTACCTGATCTCCAGCGTCGAGGCACCCTGA
- a CDS encoding gluconokinase, whose amino-acid sequence MPQDTRPGVVIGVDIGTTSTKTVAYDTDGRQLARQSVGYPLDNPQPGYAEQDPQLILDAVLQSIRAVMAELTEPVAGLSFGSAMHSLIGLDPAGSPLTPSVTWADARATRQAERLRAVPSGLALHRRTGTPMHPMSPLPKLLWYSEQEPQLFERVAHWVGIKDWVLLRLCDTLVTDHSVASGTGLMDIHKLKWDSEALTIAGITEKQLPQLVSTTTVLPGLTAQAAAATGLPQRIPVVVGAGDGPLANLGLGAVRPGMVACTIGTSGAMRVMVERPGVDPLGGVFCYALTEDRWVVGGAINNGGIVLRWAGEALAPDLGERSEEELVALAARAPVGSGGLIMLPYLHSERAPHWSALPRGAYVGLTYAHRREHLIRAALEGVCQQLALVLNSVRAAGNEVREIRAGGGFARSGLWRQMLADVLGLPVSFPAGPEGSGFGAALLGMQALGLIPSIDVATDLAQIEETVRPDPAAAATYASLLPLFAELYEALAPTFFSMRRLAPGLPTEHSPAAPPA is encoded by the coding sequence GTGCCGCAGGACACCCGGCCCGGGGTCGTGATCGGCGTCGACATCGGCACCACCAGCACCAAGACCGTCGCGTACGACACCGATGGCCGGCAACTCGCCCGCCAATCGGTCGGCTACCCGCTCGACAACCCCCAGCCCGGGTACGCCGAGCAGGACCCGCAGCTCATCCTCGACGCGGTGCTGCAGTCGATCCGCGCCGTGATGGCCGAGCTGACCGAGCCGGTGGCCGGGCTGTCGTTCGGCTCCGCCATGCACAGCCTGATCGGGCTGGACCCGGCCGGCAGCCCGCTGACCCCATCGGTGACCTGGGCCGACGCCCGGGCCACCCGGCAGGCCGAGCGCCTGCGGGCGGTGCCGTCCGGCCTGGCCCTGCACCGACGGACCGGGACGCCGATGCACCCGATGTCGCCGCTGCCCAAACTGCTCTGGTACTCCGAGCAGGAGCCGCAGCTCTTCGAACGGGTCGCCCACTGGGTCGGCATCAAGGACTGGGTGCTGCTGCGGCTCTGCGACACGCTGGTCACCGACCACTCCGTCGCCTCGGGCACCGGCCTGATGGACATCCACAAGCTGAAGTGGGACAGCGAGGCGCTGACCATCGCCGGCATCACCGAAAAGCAGCTGCCCCAACTGGTCTCCACCACCACCGTGCTGCCCGGGCTCACCGCACAGGCTGCGGCGGCGACCGGCCTGCCGCAGCGCATCCCGGTCGTGGTCGGCGCCGGCGACGGGCCGCTGGCCAACCTCGGCCTCGGCGCGGTGCGCCCCGGCATGGTGGCCTGCACGATCGGCACCAGCGGCGCGATGCGGGTGATGGTCGAACGGCCCGGCGTAGACCCGCTCGGCGGAGTGTTCTGCTACGCGCTGACCGAGGACCGCTGGGTGGTCGGCGGCGCGATCAACAACGGCGGCATCGTGCTCCGCTGGGCCGGTGAAGCGCTCGCCCCGGACCTGGGCGAGCGCTCCGAGGAGGAGCTGGTGGCGCTGGCCGCCCGGGCGCCGGTCGGCTCGGGCGGGCTCATCATGCTGCCCTACCTGCACAGCGAGCGGGCGCCGCACTGGAGCGCGCTGCCGCGCGGCGCGTACGTGGGGTTGACCTACGCGCACCGCCGGGAGCACCTGATACGGGCCGCGCTCGAGGGCGTCTGCCAGCAGCTGGCGCTGGTGCTCAACTCCGTGCGCGCGGCCGGCAACGAGGTCCGCGAGATCCGGGCCGGCGGTGGCTTCGCCCGCAGCGGCCTGTGGCGGCAGATGCTCGCCGACGTGCTCGGCCTGCCGGTGAGCTTCCCGGCCGGGCCCGAGGGGTCGGGCTTCGGCGCTGCCCTGCTCGGCATGCAGGCGCTGGGGCTGATCCCCAGCATCGACGTGGCCACCGATCTGGCGCAGATCGAGGAGACCGTCCGCCCCGACCCGGCCGCCGCGGCCACGTACGCGTCGCTGCTGCCGCTCTTCGCCGAGCTGTACGAAGCGCTGGCGCCCACGTTCTTCTCCATGCGCCGGCTGGCGCCCGGCCTGCCCACGGAGCACTCCCCCGCGGCGCCACCGGCATAG
- a CDS encoding WapI family immunity protein — translation MEIRSDDGARVRIRPVGYQPGIDPPDDPDRAAPGWHDWLLIEVDARTADGQTWSHHYPSLMVEEARALGGWLRGQAKAAVGPSPPPAMVRFTEPNLALRTRVIRRRRLELIVEFSAESLPPWMRRPPTAIYPLILTVSADALAVAAEQWAEHCEAYPPRAPSRFPARGPLPGPLG, via the coding sequence GTGGAGATCCGGTCCGACGACGGCGCCCGGGTGAGGATCAGGCCGGTCGGCTACCAGCCCGGCATCGACCCGCCCGACGATCCCGACCGGGCCGCGCCCGGTTGGCACGACTGGCTGCTCATCGAGGTGGACGCCCGCACCGCCGACGGTCAGACCTGGTCGCACCACTACCCGAGCCTGATGGTCGAGGAGGCCCGCGCGCTGGGCGGCTGGCTGCGCGGGCAGGCGAAGGCGGCCGTCGGGCCGAGCCCGCCACCGGCGATGGTCCGCTTCACCGAACCCAACCTGGCCCTGCGGACCCGGGTGATCCGCCGTCGCCGGCTGGAGCTGATCGTGGAGTTCTCCGCCGAGTCGCTGCCGCCGTGGATGCGCCGGCCGCCCACCGCGATCTATCCGCTCATCCTCACCGTCTCGGCGGACGCGCTGGCCGTGGCCGCCGAGCAGTGGGCCGAGCACTGCGAGGCGTACCCGCCACGCGCACCGTCGCGGTTTCCGGCCCGAGGTCCGTTGCCCGGCCCGCTCGGGTAG
- a CDS encoding epoxide hydrolase family protein — MSYSPFRIDVPDAVLDDLRARLARTRFTDRSGDQPWQGGADPDYLRDLVSYWRDGFDWRAREAELNAYPHHLAVVGGRKLHFLHVRAVRPTGAPAPLPLILSHGWPSSFVEMLPLVDRLTDPARYGGDPFDAFDVVVPSLPGFAYSELPKEPLTRAVLARTLHELMTDVLGYRRYGAFGGDVGGVVTGWLGALYPEQVAGIHMIHPPFPASFDARPLSAAEQEYLDAEAAYDETDGGYSAIMGTRPDTLAAALVDSPVGLAAWLVDKYRDWSDNHGDLANSFDRDTLLTIITLYWATGTIGSSFRQYFDFDHNTPRPDITVPAAFTVSTEPSQANLPREIAERACTDIRHWSEPGRGGHFMPLEEPDLLAGEMRQFFTSLRP; from the coding sequence ATGTCCTACTCCCCGTTCCGCATCGACGTACCCGATGCGGTCCTCGACGACCTGCGGGCCCGGCTGGCCCGTACCCGTTTCACCGACCGCAGCGGCGACCAGCCGTGGCAGGGCGGCGCCGACCCCGACTACCTGCGGGACCTGGTGTCCTACTGGCGCGACGGGTTCGACTGGCGGGCCCGCGAAGCCGAGCTCAACGCCTACCCGCACCACCTGGCCGTCGTCGGCGGCCGCAAGCTGCACTTCCTGCACGTCCGCGCGGTCCGTCCGACCGGCGCGCCCGCGCCGCTGCCGCTGATCCTCAGCCACGGCTGGCCCAGCAGCTTCGTCGAGATGCTGCCGCTGGTCGACCGGCTCACCGACCCCGCCCGGTACGGCGGCGACCCCTTCGACGCGTTCGACGTGGTGGTGCCGTCCCTGCCCGGGTTCGCCTACTCGGAGCTGCCGAAGGAGCCGCTGACCCGGGCGGTGCTGGCCCGTACGCTGCACGAGCTGATGACTGATGTGCTCGGCTACCGGCGCTACGGCGCCTTCGGCGGGGACGTCGGCGGGGTGGTCACCGGTTGGCTCGGTGCTCTGTACCCGGAGCAGGTGGCCGGCATCCACATGATCCATCCACCGTTCCCGGCCAGCTTCGACGCCCGACCGCTGTCAGCGGCCGAGCAGGAGTACCTGGACGCCGAGGCCGCGTACGACGAGACCGACGGCGGCTACAGCGCCATCATGGGCACCCGGCCAGACACCCTCGCGGCGGCGCTGGTCGACTCACCGGTCGGGCTGGCCGCCTGGCTGGTGGACAAGTACCGGGACTGGAGCGACAACCACGGCGACCTGGCGAACAGCTTCGATCGAGACACCCTGCTCACCATCATCACGCTCTACTGGGCCACCGGCACGATCGGCTCGTCATTCCGGCAGTACTTCGATTTCGACCACAACACCCCGCGACCCGACATCACCGTGCCCGCCGCGTTCACGGTGAGCACCGAACCCTCGCAGGCCAACCTCCCCCGGGAGATCGCCGAGCGGGCCTGCACCGACATCCGGCACTGGAGCGAACCGGGCCGGGGCGGGCACTTCATGCCGCTGGAGGAGCCGGACCTGCTCGCCGGTGAGATGCGGCAGTTCTTCACCTCGCTGCGTCCGTAG
- a CDS encoding PPOX class F420-dependent oxidoreductase: MRTIVRPTAALLGLASAVAGVWALLSPASFSTWADFPPHRHFVHDIGAFQLGIGVTLLLATIWADALTVALAGYAVGGTAHTVVHVVDRDLGGATGQTLAIAGAVVVAGVAFAYRWRERGWVLGTVEPAGVPELTPFGAQKTVLLTTYRRDGRPVATPVSIAVAGDRAYVRSFEQAWKTRRIGNNPTVTVAASTARGVPTGPAVQATARRLTGPEYDAAARTLRRKYPLLHGVLVPLMHRLGRRRTGRTVHFAIVPAEATARLEML; the protein is encoded by the coding sequence ATGAGAACAATCGTGCGGCCCACCGCCGCCCTGCTCGGCCTGGCCAGCGCGGTCGCCGGGGTGTGGGCGCTGCTTTCGCCCGCCTCGTTCAGCACGTGGGCCGACTTTCCGCCACACCGGCACTTCGTGCACGACATCGGCGCCTTTCAACTCGGCATCGGCGTGACCCTGCTGCTCGCCACCATCTGGGCCGACGCCCTCACCGTGGCGCTGGCCGGCTACGCGGTCGGCGGGACGGCCCACACGGTGGTGCACGTCGTCGACCGCGATCTCGGCGGCGCCACCGGGCAGACCCTCGCCATCGCCGGTGCCGTGGTGGTGGCCGGGGTGGCGTTCGCGTACCGGTGGCGGGAACGCGGGTGGGTGCTCGGCACGGTCGAACCGGCCGGTGTGCCGGAGCTGACCCCGTTCGGTGCGCAGAAGACCGTCCTGCTGACCACGTACCGCCGCGACGGCCGCCCGGTCGCGACGCCGGTGAGCATCGCCGTGGCCGGCGACCGGGCGTACGTGCGCAGCTTCGAACAGGCCTGGAAGACCCGGCGGATCGGCAACAACCCGACGGTCACCGTGGCGGCCTCGACCGCCCGGGGCGTGCCGACCGGACCGGCGGTGCAGGCCACCGCCCGCCGGCTGACCGGCCCGGAGTACGACGCCGCCGCCCGCACGCTGCGCCGCAAGTACCCGCTGCTGCACGGGGTGCTCGTGCCACTGATGCACCGCCTCGGGCGGCGCAGGACCGGCCGGACCGTCCACTTTGCGATCGTCCCCGCTGAGGCGACGGCACGGCTTGAGATGCTCTAG
- a CDS encoding VOC family protein: MEQRISLVTLGVTDVARARAFYEHLGWRGQEVEETVFFQAGGLAVVLWGRDKLAADAGIDDPGTGGFGGMTLAQNVRSRAEVDEVIAAAVAAGAEVTKPARETFYGGYAGYFTDPDGHVWEIAWNPGFPLAEDGTITVPDFGATG, encoded by the coding sequence ATGGAGCAGCGGATCAGCCTGGTCACCCTCGGCGTCACCGACGTGGCGCGTGCAAGAGCGTTCTACGAACACCTCGGCTGGCGCGGCCAGGAGGTCGAGGAAACGGTCTTCTTCCAGGCCGGCGGCCTGGCGGTGGTGCTCTGGGGCCGGGACAAGCTGGCCGCCGACGCGGGCATCGACGATCCGGGCACCGGCGGCTTCGGCGGCATGACCCTGGCGCAGAACGTCCGCTCGCGGGCCGAGGTCGACGAGGTGATTGCCGCGGCGGTGGCCGCCGGCGCCGAGGTGACCAAACCGGCCCGGGAGACCTTCTACGGCGGCTACGCCGGCTACTTCACCGACCCCGACGGTCACGTGTGGGAGATCGCCTGGAACCCGGGCTTCCCCCTCGCCGAGGACGGCACCATCACCGTCCCCGACTTCGGCGCCACCGGCTGA
- a CDS encoding VOC family protein translates to MIDHLSVQVRDVPTSAVFYDAVLAPLGGRRLLEFPNVVGYGRDRPVFWLGPTAPPGEARELHLAFTADDRTAVKAFHDAAVNAGAEVLHAPRVWPEYHPTYFAAFVRDPDGNNVEAVCHAPE, encoded by the coding sequence ATGATCGACCACCTGTCAGTCCAGGTTCGTGACGTGCCGACCAGCGCCGTCTTCTACGACGCCGTGCTCGCCCCGCTCGGCGGCCGCCGCCTGCTGGAGTTCCCGAACGTCGTCGGCTACGGCCGAGACCGTCCCGTCTTCTGGCTGGGCCCGACCGCACCGCCCGGCGAGGCCCGCGAGCTGCACCTGGCCTTCACCGCCGACGACCGGACCGCCGTCAAGGCGTTCCACGATGCGGCCGTAAATGCCGGCGCGGAGGTGCTGCACGCGCCCCGGGTCTGGCCGGAGTACCACCCGACCTACTTCGCCGCGTTCGTCCGCGACCCGGACGGCAACAACGTCGAAGCCGTCTGCCACGCCCCCGAGTGA
- a CDS encoding tyrosine-type recombinase/integrase: MSTPAGTSSGLGRSLGQLLPAPVTPVELTVQTHRAVDALPLPDDWPGTWWAPQDSTLAWLTSRRSPHTRRAYLRDLGHYLTWLRSVGRDPLQVTRSDVDTYVALLQRHTPPPSPASFNRRLAALSSWYRYLIDADITARNPVAAVQRTPVNRDYSATVGLTVAEVRAFLRAADAAVDRWGYGSPMRRTAERDRMLVTMLATLGLRVSEATGLNISDLRHNAGHLAWRQPCPVTPGGARDDRPPVSPGS; this comes from the coding sequence GTGAGCACCCCCGCAGGCACCTCCAGCGGCCTCGGCCGCAGCCTCGGGCAACTACTCCCTGCGCCGGTGACCCCGGTGGAGCTAACCGTGCAGACCCATCGCGCGGTGGACGCGCTGCCGCTGCCGGACGACTGGCCCGGTACCTGGTGGGCTCCCCAGGACTCGACGCTGGCCTGGCTGACCTCGCGACGCTCCCCCCACACCCGGCGGGCCTATCTGCGCGATCTCGGCCACTACCTCACGTGGCTCCGCTCAGTCGGCCGCGATCCGCTGCAGGTCACCCGCTCCGACGTCGACACCTACGTCGCCCTGCTGCAGCGCCACACACCCCCACCCAGTCCGGCCAGCTTCAACCGGCGGCTGGCCGCCCTGTCCAGCTGGTACCGCTACCTCATCGATGCCGACATCACCGCGCGCAACCCAGTTGCCGCGGTTCAGCGGACGCCGGTCAACCGGGACTACTCCGCCACCGTCGGGCTGACCGTCGCCGAGGTCCGAGCGTTCCTGCGGGCCGCCGACGCCGCCGTCGACCGGTGGGGTTACGGCTCCCCGATGCGGCGTACGGCGGAGCGGGACCGGATGCTGGTCACCATGCTGGCCACGCTCGGCCTGCGGGTCTCCGAGGCCACCGGCCTGAACATCTCCGACCTGCGGCACAACGCCGGGCACTTAGCGTGGCGTCAGCCCTGCCCGGTGACGCCTGGAGGAGCCCGCGATGATCGACCACCTGTCAGTCCAGGTTCGTGA